Proteins encoded in a region of the Mycolicibacterium duvalii genome:
- a CDS encoding DUF3618 domain-containing protein: MAGPEQRPEPGPDAGVDELQADIERTREELSDTVSALSDKFDVKGRAQQKVTDTREAVTQRSHDAVSTARAKPAIPVGVVVTAVAAVALVIWLRRR; this comes from the coding sequence ATGGCCGGACCTGAGCAGCGGCCCGAGCCGGGACCCGACGCCGGCGTCGACGAGCTGCAGGCCGATATCGAACGCACCCGCGAGGAACTCTCCGACACGGTGAGCGCGCTGTCGGACAAGTTCGACGTCAAAGGCCGCGCGCAGCAGAAGGTCACCGACACCCGCGAGGCGGTCACCCAGCGCAGTCACGACGCGGTCAGTACCGCCAGGGCCAAGCCCGCGATTCCGGTGGGCGTGGTCGTCACCGCCGTGGCCGCCGTCGCCCTGGTCATCTGGCTGCGTCGCCGCTAG
- a CDS encoding phage holin family protein, translated as MANPTADHRAEPSVGELMTQLSAQTSRLVRDEMRLAQKELQQSVRHAGVGAGLIGAAGVLAVLGLATLIAAAVAALALVLPVWAAAVIVAAVLFVAAGIAALISKKQVEQVPPPAAESVDSVKRDITEIKEARHGRT; from the coding sequence ATGGCGAATCCGACGGCCGATCACCGGGCCGAACCCAGCGTCGGAGAGCTGATGACCCAACTCTCCGCGCAGACCTCCCGCCTCGTGCGCGACGAGATGCGGCTGGCACAGAAGGAACTGCAACAGTCCGTCCGGCATGCCGGCGTCGGAGCCGGGCTGATCGGCGCGGCCGGGGTGCTGGCGGTGCTCGGGCTGGCCACGCTGATCGCCGCGGCGGTCGCCGCACTGGCACTGGTGCTGCCGGTGTGGGCGGCGGCGGTGATCGTCGCCGCGGTGTTGTTCGTCGCGGCCGGTATCGCGGCGCTGATCAGCAAGAAGCAGGTCGAACAGGTACCGCCGCCGGCCGCGGAATCTGTCGACAGCGTCAAACGCGACATCACCGAGATCAAGGAGGCCCGCCATGGCCGGACCTGA
- a CDS encoding spore photoproduct lyase family protein codes for MTRRTPPALAGRLLDITRIYHEPDIERFPRAQQVLARFPAAERIEVPSHQANPGLYGNAGNVEDWVRIKREVLVLGEKKGLSARRNERSSDWIAPSTANGCAMACSYCYVPRRKGYANPITVFANIERITGYLERHAARQGVKPEPNQCDPVDWVYDIGENSDCSADAMVSDNVADLVELFGRLPNAKASFATKLVNPALLDYQPRGGTRIRFSLMPEQTSRVVDVRTSKISDRIAALDDFVDAGYEVHLNFSPVVVHENWLADWAELLQQIADGTTVRTRRQLAAEVIFLTHNQDLHDVNLGWHPTGEELLWRPDLQQAKRSQNGQWNVRYKSPWKGRWVDQLRDLIATTLPDCRIRYAF; via the coding sequence ATGACCCGTCGGACTCCGCCTGCACTGGCCGGCCGGCTGCTGGACATCACGCGGATCTACCACGAGCCGGACATCGAACGATTCCCGCGCGCCCAGCAGGTGCTGGCCCGCTTCCCGGCCGCCGAACGGATCGAGGTCCCGTCGCATCAGGCCAACCCGGGCCTGTACGGCAATGCCGGCAACGTCGAGGACTGGGTGCGCATCAAACGTGAGGTGCTGGTGCTCGGCGAGAAGAAGGGCCTGTCCGCCCGGCGCAACGAGCGCTCCAGCGACTGGATCGCGCCGTCGACAGCCAACGGCTGCGCGATGGCGTGCTCCTACTGCTATGTGCCGCGCCGCAAGGGCTACGCGAATCCGATCACGGTGTTCGCCAACATCGAACGCATCACCGGCTACCTGGAACGCCACGCCGCCCGCCAGGGCGTCAAACCCGAACCGAACCAGTGCGATCCGGTCGACTGGGTCTACGACATCGGCGAGAACAGCGACTGCTCGGCCGACGCGATGGTCAGCGACAACGTCGCCGACCTGGTCGAGTTGTTCGGCCGGCTGCCCAACGCCAAAGCCAGTTTCGCCACCAAGCTGGTCAACCCGGCGCTGCTGGACTACCAGCCCCGAGGCGGCACCCGGATACGGTTCAGCCTGATGCCCGAACAGACGTCGCGGGTCGTCGACGTCCGCACGTCCAAGATCAGCGACCGCATCGCCGCGCTGGACGACTTCGTCGACGCCGGCTACGAGGTGCACTTGAACTTCAGCCCGGTTGTGGTGCACGAGAACTGGTTGGCGGACTGGGCGGAGCTGCTGCAGCAGATCGCCGACGGCACCACCGTGCGCACGCGGCGCCAGCTCGCCGCCGAAGTAATCTTCCTGACCCACAACCAGGATCTGCATGACGTGAATCTGGGGTGGCATCCCACCGGTGAAGAGCTGCTGTGGCGACCGGATCTGCAGCAGGCCAAGCGCAGCCAGAACGGGCAGTGGAACGTCCGCTACAAGAGCCCGTGGAAGGGCCGGTGGGTGGACCAGCTGCGCGATCTGATCGCGACCACCC